A single region of the Hippoglossus hippoglossus isolate fHipHip1 chromosome 17, fHipHip1.pri, whole genome shotgun sequence genome encodes:
- the mau2 gene encoding MAU2 chromatid cohesion factor homolog isoform X2, whose translation MEASPEAPGPWYLALLGFAEHFRTSSPPKIRLCVHCLQAVFQFKPPPRVEARTHLQLGSVLYRHTKNSELAQTHLEKAWLISQQISQFEDVKFEAASILSEFYCQQNLVDSAKPVLRKAIQISQQTPYWHCRLLFQLAQLHALEKDLVSACDLLGVGAEYARVMGSEYTRALFLLSKGMLLLMERKLSEVHPLLTLCGTIVENWQGNPIQKESLRVFFLVLQVTHYLDAGQVKSVKPCLKQLQQCIQTISSLNDDEILPTNPAALFHWLPKEHMCVLVYMVTVMHSMQAGYLEKAQKYTDKALMQLEKLKMLDSSPILSTFQVILLEHIIMCRLVTGHKATALQEISQVCQLCQQSPRLFTNHAAQLHTLLGLYCISVNCMDNAEAQFTAALQMTTHQELWTFIVTNLASVYIREGNRHQELFTLLERINPDHNFPVGSHCLRAAAFYIRGLLSFFQGRYNEAKRFLRETLKMSNAEDLNRLTACSLVLLGHIFLVLGNHRESNNMVVPAMQLASKIPDMSVQLWSSSLLKDLNKACGNTMDAHEAAQMHQNFSQQLLQDHMAACSLPEHNLISWTDGLPPVQLQPQNGPTTSLASLL comes from the exons ATGGAAGCCAGCCCAGAGGCACCGGGGCCCTGGTACCTGGCCCTGCTGGGTTTTGCAGAACATTTCCGCACGTCGAGCCCCCCGAAGATCCGCCTGTGCGTCCACTGTCTGCAGGCGGTGTTTCAGTTCAAGCCGCCCCCGAGGGTCGAGGCCCGGACACACCTGCAGCTGGGCTCGGTGCTGTACCGCCACACCAAGAACAGTGAGCTGGCCCAGACTCACCTGGAGAAAGCG TGGCTCATATCACAACAA ATCTCTCAGTTTGAAGATGTCAAGTTTGAAGCAGCAAGTATTCTGTCGGAGTTCTACTGTCAACAG AACTTGGTGGACTCGGCCAAACCTGTTTTGCGGAAGGCAATCCAGATCTCTCAGCAAACCCCCTACTGGCACTGCAGACTGCTTTTTCAGCTGGCA CAATTGCATGCACTGGAGAAGGACTTGGTGTCTGCGTGTGACCTCCTCGGAGTTGGAGCAGAATATGCAAGAGTCATGGGATCAGAGTACACAAG AGCTCTGTTCTTATTAAGTAAAGGAATG TTGCTGCTAATGGAGCGTAAGCTGAGTGAGGTGCATCCACTGCTGACGCTGTGTGGGACCATTGTGGAGAACTGGCAGGGAAACCCCATTCAGAAGGAGTCCCTCAGAGTTTTCTTCCTCGTGCTGCAGGTCACACACTACCTGGATGCTGGACAG GTGAAGAGTGTGAAGCCATGTCTGAAGCAGCTTCAGCAGTGTATCCAGACCATCTCCAGTCTCAATGATGATGAGATCCTTCCCACTAATCCAGCAGCTCTCTTTCACTGGCTGCCCAAAGAAcacatgtgtgtgcttgtgtacaTG GTGACGGTGATGCACTCCATGCAGGCTGGTTACTTGGAGAAAGCCCAGAAGTACACAGACAAAGCTCTCATGCAGCTGGAGAAGCTGAAGA TGCTGGACAGCAGCCCCATCCTGTCCACATTCCAAGTCATCCTGCTGGAGCACATCATCATGTGTCGGCTCGTCACTGGACACAAGGCCACAGCTTTACAAGAG ATTTCTCAGGTTTGTCAGCTTTGCCAACAGTCTCCCAGGTTATTTACAAATCATGCTGCCCAGCTTCACACACTGCTG GGCCTCTACTGTATCTCAGTGAACTGCATGGATAACGCTGAGGCTCAGTTCACCGCCGCTCTTCAG ATGACCACGCACCAGGAGCTGTGGACGTTCATTGTGACCAACCTGGCCAGCGTCTACATCCGGGAGGGCAACAGACATCAAGAG CTGTTCACCCTTCTGGAGAGGATTAATCCTGATCACAACTTTCCTGTCGG CTCTCATTGTCTTCGGGCGGCAGCATTTTACATCAGAGGGCTCCTGTCTTTCTTCCAGGGACGTTACAACGAGGCCAA AAGATTTCTAAGGGAGACCCTGAAGATGTCTAACGCCGAGGATCTAAACCGGCTTACAGCTTGCTCGCTCGTGTTACTGGGCCACATCTTTTTGGTCCTGGGCAACCACAGG GAAAGTAACAACATGGTGGTTCCTGCCATGCAGCTTGCCAGCAAGATCCCAGACATGTCTGTGCAGCTGTggtcctcctctcttctcaaAG ATCTGAACAAAGCTTGTGGAAACACCATGGACGCCCACGAGGCGGCTCAGATGCACCAGAACTTTtcccagcagctcctgcaggacCACATGGCAGCCTGCAGCCTCCCTGAACACAACCTCATCAGT TGGACAGACGGCCTCCCCCCTGTGCAGCTTCAGCCTCAGAATGGACCTACAACCAGCCTGGCCAGCCTGCTCTGA
- the armc6 gene encoding armadillo repeat-containing protein 6 produces the protein MSIRRITQETFDAAVRENMEEFEMEPDEALKDAVEQFDSQGVDLSCILKAVPTASSDEKPEEKTHEVLQALDSLRIGKDSSGVMEWTSDIKCFTEQCLLGFAQRYLAAQKDAYPIILCYCKKSLEEREAALAALSALAALTDGQPDLLDAEGKKFLLDALKKYQADSSVTRVAICAVRHCCLKHEQNRQDLVKGRVLPLLIAAVTQHSRCAELVKEASAALRVMTFDDDVRVTFGNAHEHAKSIVLENKGLNVLIEAAKAHPNNSSVLAELCATLSRLAVRNEFCQDICDIGGLKFMMTLLADSYETAELVRQVMNAIKAVAGNDDVKDAVVNAGGVQLIVIAMNRHISNSAVCESSCACLAVLALRKPDNCQAIMENGGALAAVEAMKVHTNAVNVQKQACNLLRNLVSRMEHYTKPILEMGAEALIIQAIQNHQDCGDLGKAALRDLGCHVELRELWTGKHGSLKD, from the exons ATGTCGATACGCAGGATCACCCAGGAGACGTTTGACGCCGCGGTCAGagaaaacatggaggagttCGAGATGGAGCCTGACGAGGCCCTGAAGGATGCTGTGGAGCAGTTTGATTCTCAAG GCGTGGACCTCAGTTGCATACTAAAAGCTGTACCCACTGCGTCATCTGATGAGAAaccagaagagaaaacacatgagGTCTTACAG GCTTTGGATTCTCTCCGAATTGGAAAAGACTCTTCTGGAGTGATGGAATGGACATCAGACATAAAGTGCTTCACTGAACAGTGCTTACTTGGATTTGCCCAGAGGTACCTAGCTGCCCAAAAAGACGCCTACCCCATTATCCTCTGCTACTGCAAAAAGAGTTTAGAGGAGCGAGAGGCTGCGCTGGCAGCTCTTTCCGCTCTGGCTGCTCTGACAGATGGACAGCCAGACTTGTTGGATGCGGAGGGCAAGAAGTTTCTTTTGGACGCCCTTAAAAAGTACCAGGCAGATTCCTCTGTGACACGTGTAGCCATCTGCGCTGTGCGTCACTGCTGTTTGAAGCATGAACAGAACAGGCAGGATTTGGTAAAAGGCAGAGTCCTGCCCCTGCTGATCGCTGCCGTCACACAACATAGTCGATGTGCAGAGCTGGTGAAGGAGGCCTCTGCAGCTCTCAGGGTCATGACCTTTGATGATGATGTCCGAGTTACGTTTGGGAATGCTCATGAACATGCCAAGAGTATTGTTCTTGAGAACAAGGGACTGAATGTCTTAATTGAGGCTGCAAAAG CTCACCCTAATAATTCTTCTGTTCTGGCTGAGCTCTGTGCAACCTTGTCCCGTCTGGCTGTGAGGAATGAGTTCTGTCAAGACATCTGTGACATAGGAGGATTGAAATTCATGATGACGCTGCTCGCAGACAGCTATGAGACAGCG GAGTTGGTTCGGCAGGTCATGAACGCAATAAAAGCTGTAGCAGGAAACGACGATGTAAAAGATGCTGTTGTTAATGCAGGAGGAGTCCAGCTCATTGTTATCGCCATGAACAGACACATAAGCAACTCAGCT GTGTGTGAAAGTAGCTGTGCGTGCCTCGCTGTTCTTGCTTTGCGTAAACCAGACAACTGTCAAGCCATCATGGAGAATGGAGGTGCCTTGGCTGCGGTGGAGGCCATGAAGGTTCATACAAATGCTGTTAATGTGCAG AAACAGGCTTGTAATCTGCTGAGAAACTTGGTTTCACGCATGGAACACTACACAAAACCAATCCTGGAGATGGGAGCGGAGGCTCTGATTATTCAGGCAATACAAAACCATCAGGACTGTGGTGATCTGGGTAAAGCAGCCCTCAGAGATCTGGGATGCCATGTGGAGCTGCGAGAGCTGTGGACTGGCAAACATGGCAGCCTTAAAgactga
- the mau2 gene encoding MAU2 chromatid cohesion factor homolog isoform X1 has product MEASPEAPGPWYLALLGFAEHFRTSSPPKIRLCVHCLQAVFQFKPPPRVEARTHLQLGSVLYRHTKNSELAQTHLEKAWLISQQISQFEDVKFEAASILSEFYCQQNLVDSAKPVLRKAIQISQQTPYWHCRLLFQLAQLHALEKDLVSACDLLGVGAEYARVMGSEYTRALFLLSKGMLLLMERKLSEVHPLLTLCGTIVENWQGNPIQKESLRVFFLVLQVTHYLDAGQVKSVKPCLKQLQQCIQTISSLNDDEILPTNPAALFHWLPKEHMCVLVYMVTVMHSMQAGYLEKAQKYTDKALMQLEKLKMLDSSPILSTFQVILLEHIIMCRLVTGHKATALQEISQVCQLCQQSPRLFTNHAAQLHTLLGLYCISVNCMDNAEAQFTAALQMTTHQELWTFIVTNLASVYIREGNRHQELFTLLERINPDHNFPVGSHCLRAAAFYIRGLLSFFQGRYNEAKRFLRETLKMSNAEDLNRLTACSLVLLGHIFLVLGNHRESNNMVVPAMQLASKIPDMSVQLWSSSLLKDLNKACGNTMDAHEAAQMHQNFSQQLLQDHMAACSLPEHNLISVSTISVRQLVNSESAHPVKESDVVMRFCCSGQTASPLCSFSLRMDLQPAWPACSEINTPP; this is encoded by the exons ATGGAAGCCAGCCCAGAGGCACCGGGGCCCTGGTACCTGGCCCTGCTGGGTTTTGCAGAACATTTCCGCACGTCGAGCCCCCCGAAGATCCGCCTGTGCGTCCACTGTCTGCAGGCGGTGTTTCAGTTCAAGCCGCCCCCGAGGGTCGAGGCCCGGACACACCTGCAGCTGGGCTCGGTGCTGTACCGCCACACCAAGAACAGTGAGCTGGCCCAGACTCACCTGGAGAAAGCG TGGCTCATATCACAACAA ATCTCTCAGTTTGAAGATGTCAAGTTTGAAGCAGCAAGTATTCTGTCGGAGTTCTACTGTCAACAG AACTTGGTGGACTCGGCCAAACCTGTTTTGCGGAAGGCAATCCAGATCTCTCAGCAAACCCCCTACTGGCACTGCAGACTGCTTTTTCAGCTGGCA CAATTGCATGCACTGGAGAAGGACTTGGTGTCTGCGTGTGACCTCCTCGGAGTTGGAGCAGAATATGCAAGAGTCATGGGATCAGAGTACACAAG AGCTCTGTTCTTATTAAGTAAAGGAATG TTGCTGCTAATGGAGCGTAAGCTGAGTGAGGTGCATCCACTGCTGACGCTGTGTGGGACCATTGTGGAGAACTGGCAGGGAAACCCCATTCAGAAGGAGTCCCTCAGAGTTTTCTTCCTCGTGCTGCAGGTCACACACTACCTGGATGCTGGACAG GTGAAGAGTGTGAAGCCATGTCTGAAGCAGCTTCAGCAGTGTATCCAGACCATCTCCAGTCTCAATGATGATGAGATCCTTCCCACTAATCCAGCAGCTCTCTTTCACTGGCTGCCCAAAGAAcacatgtgtgtgcttgtgtacaTG GTGACGGTGATGCACTCCATGCAGGCTGGTTACTTGGAGAAAGCCCAGAAGTACACAGACAAAGCTCTCATGCAGCTGGAGAAGCTGAAGA TGCTGGACAGCAGCCCCATCCTGTCCACATTCCAAGTCATCCTGCTGGAGCACATCATCATGTGTCGGCTCGTCACTGGACACAAGGCCACAGCTTTACAAGAG ATTTCTCAGGTTTGTCAGCTTTGCCAACAGTCTCCCAGGTTATTTACAAATCATGCTGCCCAGCTTCACACACTGCTG GGCCTCTACTGTATCTCAGTGAACTGCATGGATAACGCTGAGGCTCAGTTCACCGCCGCTCTTCAG ATGACCACGCACCAGGAGCTGTGGACGTTCATTGTGACCAACCTGGCCAGCGTCTACATCCGGGAGGGCAACAGACATCAAGAG CTGTTCACCCTTCTGGAGAGGATTAATCCTGATCACAACTTTCCTGTCGG CTCTCATTGTCTTCGGGCGGCAGCATTTTACATCAGAGGGCTCCTGTCTTTCTTCCAGGGACGTTACAACGAGGCCAA AAGATTTCTAAGGGAGACCCTGAAGATGTCTAACGCCGAGGATCTAAACCGGCTTACAGCTTGCTCGCTCGTGTTACTGGGCCACATCTTTTTGGTCCTGGGCAACCACAGG GAAAGTAACAACATGGTGGTTCCTGCCATGCAGCTTGCCAGCAAGATCCCAGACATGTCTGTGCAGCTGTggtcctcctctcttctcaaAG ATCTGAACAAAGCTTGTGGAAACACCATGGACGCCCACGAGGCGGCTCAGATGCACCAGAACTTTtcccagcagctcctgcaggacCACATGGCAGCCTGCAGCCTCCCTGAACACAACCTCATCAGTGTAAGCACAATATCAGTCAGGCAGCTTGTAAACAGTGAGTCGGCTCACCCTGTGAAAGAGAGTGATGTTGTAATGCGTTTCTGTTGCAGTGGACAGACGGCCTCCCCCCTGTGCAGCTTCAGCCTCAGAATGGACCTACAACCAGCCTGGCCAGCCTGCTCTGAGATCAACACCCCACCCTGA